A single region of the Nostoc sp. MS1 genome encodes:
- a CDS encoding IS1380 family transposase translates to MTPTFTDITPKQFKFSGEKSHPIVVNFQGGTVTSDAGLSLIAEIDRKLEITSKFAQCFQDYRQPNRVDHSVESLIKQRIYGLVMGYEDLNDHEELRHDPMFALAVLKTIGIEDEPAILAGKSTLNRLEHCPEEIEQGVDSRYHKIGHSRSEIESLFVKIFLESYAKEPRQIILDLDVTDDLVHGNQEQVFFNTYYGGYCYAPLYIFCGKHLLASKLRPSNVDPAFGALSELQRVIKQIRQQWKNVEILVRGDSAYSRDDIMRWCESQPGLDYVFGLAQNSRLIGMTTTTQNRASLEFEQKLSTVVSFLETVFQPDEQLPSLAEDLIDNSIWYKSLDYQTRESWSRSRRVVCKVEYGTKGAKIRFVVTSLATNKVPPSQLYKQKYCQRGEMENRFKEQQLELFSDRTSTHTFAGNQLRLWFSSVAYVLMNALRQKCLAKTELQNATVGTIRTKLLKLGALITISTRRILIAITSSCPYKHIFATAHRRLKMLPNTA, encoded by the coding sequence ATGACCCCGACTTTCACAGATATTACACCAAAACAATTCAAATTCTCCGGGGAAAAATCACACCCGATTGTAGTTAATTTTCAGGGTGGGACGGTAACATCGGATGCAGGATTAAGCTTAATTGCGGAAATAGACAGAAAATTAGAAATCACATCAAAATTTGCACAGTGTTTCCAAGATTACCGTCAGCCAAATCGAGTTGACCATTCAGTAGAGAGTTTAATTAAACAACGTATATACGGGTTAGTCATGGGATATGAAGACTTAAATGACCACGAGGAATTACGTCATGACCCGATGTTTGCTCTAGCAGTCTTAAAAACAATTGGAATAGAGGATGAGCCTGCAATATTGGCAGGAAAAAGTACATTAAACCGACTGGAACATTGCCCTGAAGAGATAGAACAAGGAGTAGACAGTCGTTATCATAAAATCGGGCATTCTCGATCAGAGATTGAAAGTTTATTTGTCAAAATATTTCTAGAATCTTACGCCAAAGAGCCAAGACAAATTATTTTGGATTTAGATGTAACTGATGACTTAGTACACGGCAATCAGGAGCAAGTTTTCTTCAATACTTATTATGGGGGATACTGCTATGCTCCACTGTATATATTTTGTGGAAAACATCTGTTAGCATCCAAACTTCGCCCTTCAAATGTAGACCCAGCATTTGGGGCATTATCAGAACTACAGAGAGTGATTAAACAAATACGTCAACAATGGAAGAATGTTGAGATTTTAGTACGTGGAGATAGTGCCTATTCTAGGGACGATATCATGAGGTGGTGTGAATCACAGCCCGGTTTAGATTATGTTTTTGGATTGGCGCAAAATAGTCGTTTAATTGGGATGACTACGACGACTCAAAATAGAGCCTCGCTTGAGTTTGAGCAAAAACTATCAACAGTAGTTTCATTTTTAGAAACAGTATTTCAGCCAGATGAACAACTTCCTTCGCTTGCGGAAGATTTGATTGATAACTCAATTTGGTACAAGTCTTTAGACTATCAAACCCGTGAATCTTGGAGTCGTAGTCGTCGTGTTGTTTGTAAGGTTGAATATGGGACGAAGGGAGCTAAAATTCGTTTTGTTGTAACTTCTTTAGCTACTAATAAAGTACCTCCTAGTCAACTGTATAAACAAAAATATTGTCAGCGAGGGGAGATGGAAAATCGCTTTAAAGAACAACAATTAGAACTTTTTAGTGATAGAACAAGCACCCACACGTTTGCGGGAAATCAATTACGTCTGTGGTTTTCTTCTGTTGCTTACGTTTTGATGAATGCGTTGCGTCAAAAATGTTTAGCTAAAACTGAATTACAAAATGCCACTGTTGGAACTATTCGTACCAAGTTATTGAAGTTAGGAGCTTTAATTACTATAAGTACACGCCGTATTTTAATTGCAATTACTAGTTCTTGTCCATACAAACATATATTTGCTACTGCTCATAGACGTTTAAAAATGCTCCCTAATACTGCTTAA
- a CDS encoding filamentous hemagglutinin N-terminal domain-containing protein yields the protein MKQTLVSLLFLAANTIFLFQLTAKPAFSQIIPDTTLKVNSQITIDGNITNITGGSQAGSNLFHSFGQFSLPTGYQAHFNNGLDIQNIFVRVTGQSPSNIDGLLQANGTANLFFINPNGVSFGPNASLNIGGSFIASTANRIQFADGTYFDAQQSSPTQALLTVTIPIGLRFTNKPASILVSGDGQGARTGSDLIDTTSGLRVQPNQTLALVGGDMALTGATIKTAGGRVELGSVTGDGLVNLTPTNKGWVLGYSNIKTFGDIQLSDAAVVDASGSGGGDIRVNSKNLSLTGGSQLEASTLGSESGGTIKVNTTGSLTIVGTPGSDLFLNTTIAAEVYEGATGTGGDISINTGRLVVADEGQISAGTSGIGNSGSIEISARDIEVIGKSVVTESPFGSSIATVVEPGATGAGGDININTQRLTIRDGGAVSVSTYSQGNGGNLAIKASDSIVLTGQLPGYGTLSSSRISALTWGSGNAGNVKVDARLLSVQDGAIISVSSEFPSVDIPIENPGTGNAGNLQINANKVDLISQSSILAATSGGEGGNISLTSNNLTLSNSSINTNALNAGNSGNINVDTGTLVLHNSSISANAFEGRGGNIKINAQGLFVSTDSEITATSEKGVDGTVQINTPQLDIVNPDIKSSSFQATPPFNTCSPDSFGLPNNLSMSGRGGLPTSLDDLFTTTLGWTDSSASIPPQQIPQPTQTDDTENIMVAQGWRNNGDGTVSFVISPDPTNDIGAYSSPLKSSCIKRVPDVGG from the coding sequence ATGAAACAAACATTGGTTAGTTTACTTTTTCTGGCAGCTAATACAATTTTTTTATTTCAGTTAACAGCAAAACCAGCATTTTCTCAAATTATTCCAGATACAACACTGAAAGTTAATTCTCAAATCACGATAGATGGCAATATTACTAATATTACTGGTGGTTCTCAAGCAGGCAGTAACTTATTTCACAGCTTTGGACAATTTTCCCTTCCTACTGGATATCAAGCTCACTTTAATAATGGACTAGATATTCAAAATATATTTGTTCGAGTTACAGGACAGTCTCCTTCTAATATTGATGGATTGCTTCAAGCCAACGGCACAGCTAATTTGTTCTTTATTAACCCTAATGGTGTTTCTTTTGGCCCTAATGCTAGTCTAAATATTGGCGGTTCGTTTATAGCCAGTACAGCCAACCGTATTCAATTTGCAGATGGTACTTACTTTGACGCTCAACAGTCCTCCCCAACCCAAGCCCTACTAACAGTTACTATTCCTATTGGACTAAGATTCACAAATAAACCAGCTAGTATTCTCGTTTCTGGTGATGGACAGGGAGCAAGAACAGGATCAGACCTTATAGATACCACTTCTGGTCTGCGTGTACAACCGAATCAAACTCTTGCTTTAGTGGGCGGTGACATGGCGTTAACAGGCGCAACAATCAAAACAGCAGGTGGACGGGTCGAATTAGGTAGTGTAACCGGAGATGGTTTAGTTAACTTAACACCTACAAATAAAGGCTGGGTATTAGGTTATTCAAATATCAAAACTTTTGGGGATATTCAATTATCTGATGCAGCCGTGGTTGATGCAAGTGGTAGCGGAGGTGGCGATATCCGTGTAAATTCTAAAAATTTATCTTTAACAGGGGGTTCTCAGCTTGAGGCCAGCACTTTAGGTTCTGAATCTGGAGGTACTATAAAAGTCAATACAACAGGCTCACTGACTATAGTAGGTACGCCTGGGTCTGACCTATTTTTGAACACGACAATTGCCGCAGAAGTTTATGAAGGGGCTACTGGTACTGGTGGCGATATCAGCATTAATACCGGACGCTTAGTTGTTGCAGATGAAGGACAGATATCTGCTGGTACATCTGGTATTGGTAATAGTGGTTCTATAGAAATATCAGCTCGTGATATAGAAGTAATTGGAAAATCTGTGGTCACAGAATCTCCATTTGGTAGTTCAATAGCTACTGTAGTTGAGCCAGGTGCAACTGGTGCTGGCGGTGATATTAATATTAATACCCAAAGATTAACTATTCGTGATGGAGGAGCCGTATCAGTCTCTACCTATAGTCAAGGAAATGGAGGCAATTTGGCTATTAAAGCCTCTGATTCTATTGTTCTTACTGGACAATTGCCTGGGTATGGTACTTTGTCTTCTAGCAGAATATCCGCTTTAACATGGGGTTCTGGAAACGCAGGCAATGTAAAAGTAGATGCTAGACTGCTATCTGTTCAAGATGGGGCAATAATCAGTGTCAGCAGTGAGTTTCCTTCTGTAGATATCCCAATTGAAAACCCAGGGACAGGAAATGCGGGAAACCTACAAATCAATGCTAATAAAGTTGATTTAATATCTCAAAGCTCCATTTTGGCGGCTACATCTGGTGGAGAAGGAGGAAATATTTCTTTAACCTCAAATAATCTAACATTGTCTAATAGCTCTATTAATACTAATGCTCTTAACGCTGGTAACAGTGGTAATATCAATGTTGATACAGGTACATTAGTATTGCACAACAGCAGTATCAGCGCTAATGCTTTTGAAGGACGAGGCGGAAATATCAAAATTAATGCTCAAGGTTTATTTGTATCAACAGACAGCGAAATTACGGCCACTTCAGAAAAGGGAGTTGATGGAACAGTACAAATTAATACTCCACAATTAGACATTGTAAATCCTGACATCAAAAGTTCATCTTTTCAAGCTACCCCACCTTTTAATACCTGTTCTCCAGATTCCTTCGGTTTACCTAACAATCTCTCCATGTCTGGTAGAGGCGGACTTCCTACTAGTCTTGATGATTTATTTACTACTACACTGGGGTGGACAGATTCATCTGCATCTATTCCTCCTCAACAAATACCCCAACCGACTCAAACTGATGACACAGAAAATATAATGGTAGCCCAAGGGTGGCGTAACAACGGTGATGGCACTGTTAGTTTTGTCATTAGCCCAGACCCTACTAATGATATAGGTGCATACAGTTCACCATTGAAATCCTCTTGTATTAAGAGAGTACCAGATGTAGGGGGCTAA
- a CDS encoding DUF1392 family protein, protein MTNLIYALETCWYISPPWGQEVRAIAVSLLEKVYLPSEKIAGYCCGVEWNDDGWNYSVESDRGIISVPDSEIIASGQLQPLSIQKPHFRLGQLVNFRFANDGPKIRMILGMSLINNAWLYQVEWRSPALQLPTDEGVCIFPKSTQQGKFINRLAWVTPHDLTEVI, encoded by the coding sequence ATGACTAACTTAATCTACGCCCTGGAAACGTGTTGGTACATCTCCCCACCGTGGGGTCAAGAAGTGAGAGCGATCGCTGTCAGCTTACTTGAGAAAGTCTACTTGCCCTCAGAGAAAATCGCCGGTTACTGCTGCGGTGTTGAGTGGAATGATGACGGCTGGAACTATTCTGTCGAGAGCGATCGCGGAATCATCTCTGTTCCCGATAGCGAAATCATCGCCTCTGGGCAGCTTCAGCCCTTGTCCATCCAAAAGCCTCACTTCCGCTTGGGTCAGTTGGTCAACTTTCGATTCGCTAACGATGGCCCGAAGATTCGCATGATTTTGGGGATGTCTCTCATTAATAATGCTTGGCTTTATCAGGTTGAATGGCGATCGCCAGCCCTACAACTACCCACTGATGAAGGCGTTTGTATTTTCCCCAAATCTACACAGCAGGGTAAGTTTATCAATCGCCTTGCTTGGGTTACTCCTCATGATTTAACGGAGGTAATATGA
- a CDS encoding DUF488 domain-containing protein — MIFTSYYKGEIKGEAVSISLYPPKGWNGKHLPLFAPTPELLQWWKSSAKDAAAQNEYKRRFRQILDSRQQLIGLWVGKQKDKPMDMTLCCFEPSEEFCHRHQVGEEVIQAYLPGLWGGEISATRPQLRIVQGGKINHPATFPDQVLELIDKCHASGYLVVCDRLACGYYQVSLPGEDLGVWSELGVLSVLSGLQHEFYRPRLTPSLAAVATPPVAEVQQETVLRQQAGALY; from the coding sequence ATGATTTTTACCTCATATTACAAAGGTGAAATCAAGGGTGAGGCTGTTTCTATTTCGCTCTATCCTCCCAAGGGGTGGAATGGTAAACACTTACCCCTGTTTGCCCCTACTCCTGAACTTTTGCAGTGGTGGAAGTCTTCGGCTAAAGATGCCGCAGCGCAGAATGAGTACAAGCGCCGTTTCCGCCAGATTTTAGATTCTCGGCAACAGCTGATTGGGTTATGGGTGGGGAAACAGAAGGACAAGCCTATGGATATGACTCTGTGCTGCTTTGAGCCGAGTGAGGAGTTCTGCCACCGTCATCAAGTTGGGGAGGAAGTCATACAAGCTTATTTGCCAGGACTTTGGGGTGGCGAAATTAGTGCAACTCGTCCGCAACTGAGAATCGTACAAGGTGGAAAGATTAATCATCCTGCAACTTTCCCGGATCAGGTTTTGGAACTCATCGACAAATGTCATGCTTCTGGTTATCTGGTAGTATGCGATCGCCTAGCTTGCGGCTACTACCAAGTATCTCTTCCCGGCGAAGATTTGGGGGTCTGGTCAGAACTGGGGGTTTTGAGTGTTCTGTCGGGTTTGCAGCATGAGTTTTATCGTCCGCGACTGACTCCATCCTTGGCGGCGGTGGCAACTCCTCCAGTCGCAGAAGTACAACAGGAGACTGTGCTTCGACAGCAAGCAGGCGCACTTTATTGA
- a CDS encoding POTRA domain-containing protein — protein MSLHLLASLTLTQAQIEPSGIHQQNPPTIQQVPQIPSPLTPTPSPLTPPASSTPLFPQRTIQPNNFVKIKVQGFRFQGNTVFNNQELEKVLSDFVGQEITFTDLSKISDKITDYYVKQGYINSGAYIGVAQNQSLKVENAIVTVSIVEGRIEKINIVGGARLHNYIRARIPQPILNNQHLLSALQLLQQDPLIEKITASLKEGAKPSQAILDINVQPRQEFNVNIGLDNYRSPVIGTFHPDFSQAVKNKFT, from the coding sequence GTGAGTTTACATTTACTAGCATCTTTAACTTTGACACAGGCACAAATTGAGCCAAGTGGCATTCACCAACAAAATCCGCCAACCATACAACAAGTCCCCCAAATCCCTTCTCCATTAACTCCAACACCATCACCACTAACACCGCCAGCGTCCTCTACCCCTTTGTTTCCTCAAAGAACGATTCAACCGAATAATTTCGTCAAAATTAAAGTTCAAGGTTTTCGTTTTCAAGGGAACACTGTTTTTAATAATCAAGAGTTAGAAAAAGTATTATCAGATTTTGTTGGTCAAGAAATCACTTTTACTGATTTATCAAAAATTAGCGATAAAATTACTGACTATTATGTAAAGCAAGGATATATTAACTCTGGTGCATATATTGGTGTTGCTCAGAATCAATCTCTCAAGGTTGAGAATGCCATAGTTACCGTCTCCATTGTTGAGGGACGAATTGAAAAAATCAATATTGTGGGCGGAGCGAGACTACACAACTATATCCGCGCTCGTATCCCACAACCGATTCTCAACAATCAACACTTATTATCAGCGTTACAGTTACTTCAACAAGACCCATTAATTGAAAAAATTACTGCTTCATTGAAGGAGGGAGCAAAACCAAGCCAAGCCATTTTGGATATTAATGTGCAGCCCCGACAGGAATTTAATGTCAATATTGGTCTAGACAACTACCGCTCTCCAGTTATCGGAACCTTTCACCCGGATTTCTCACAAGCAGTAAAAAATAAATTTACATGA
- a CDS encoding SAM-dependent methyltransferase, with product MNQPDKEKLSQKDFVLLSAPLMAAYRAVECQRSDRLFDDPFAAKLVTPEAQMIALEDPEEEGRAFLAVRTRFFDDFLLSSVGIAPQVVNLGAGMDTRAFRLNWPQETKYYEIDYPEVLNYKNEILKNVPTTCSRYSVAVDLTDTNWVELLLQQGYDKNIPSVWLLEGLIYYLNQTEAHILLKTITEITSAESWIGLDSLNQLCKDSTYDEFYQGYFLSGFDNPEELLSAYGWEAEVFQPGEEGANFNRYIYPFPPRNHDNVERVFLIKAHKKS from the coding sequence ATGAATCAGCCAGATAAAGAAAAACTTTCTCAAAAAGATTTTGTATTGCTATCTGCACCACTAATGGCTGCATATAGAGCAGTTGAGTGTCAAAGAAGCGATCGCTTATTTGATGACCCGTTTGCCGCTAAATTAGTTACTCCTGAAGCTCAAATGATTGCATTAGAAGATCCAGAAGAAGAAGGCAGAGCTTTTTTGGCTGTTCGTACTCGTTTTTTTGATGATTTTCTTCTAAGTTCGGTTGGTATTGCTCCACAAGTAGTTAATCTGGGTGCTGGCATGGATACCCGTGCATTTCGTTTAAATTGGCCACAAGAAACGAAATACTATGAAATTGATTACCCAGAAGTATTAAATTATAAGAATGAAATTCTCAAGAATGTACCTACTACTTGTTCTCGATACTCGGTTGCTGTTGACTTAACAGATACTAATTGGGTTGAACTTTTGCTCCAGCAAGGATATGACAAAAATATACCTTCTGTTTGGCTACTAGAAGGACTAATTTACTACTTGAACCAAACAGAAGCTCACATTTTACTTAAAACAATTACGGAAATAACATCTGCTGAAAGTTGGATTGGTCTAGATTCACTGAACCAATTATGCAAAGATTCTACTTACGATGAATTTTACCAAGGCTATTTTCTTTCTGGATTTGACAATCCAGAAGAATTACTATCTGCTTACGGCTGGGAAGCAGAGGTATTCCAACCAGGAGAAGAGGGAGCAAACTTTAATCGCTACATTTATCCTTTCCCACCACGCAATCATGATAACGTAGAGCGTGTTTTTCTCATCAAAGCTCATAAGAAAAGTTAA
- a CDS encoding DNA cytosine methyltransferase, which translates to MKSVLSLFSGIGGLCHHGIAEAGLSHKFQVKQFVEISPYSQSRLRHEQPQTPIHSDITTYHCHRGQFDIVAGGLPCQGTSNAGNRQGLDDPRSALWAEQFRIIKSDRPAFALIENPTGLLYRGLDQIIFDLDSIGYMGEWDCISAQQVGLPHERKRIFIIAYPNGLFNQVVPAPWTNQIRDHIEEVRLSLETRSFEPGVLAVAHGVSIGVAKNIPGNYDARRAYGLSCSPRQAAVAWKRIDYLCSLLSCQEAS; encoded by the coding sequence ATGAAATCCGTCCTCTCCTTGTTCTCCGGTATCGGCGGACTTTGCCATCACGGTATCGCGGAGGCGGGTCTATCCCACAAGTTCCAAGTCAAACAGTTTGTCGAAATCTCACCCTACTCTCAATCACGACTGCGCCATGAACAGCCCCAAACCCCAATTCACTCAGACATTACCACCTACCACTGCCATAGAGGACAATTCGATATCGTGGCAGGAGGTCTGCCTTGCCAGGGTACAAGCAATGCAGGCAACCGACAAGGACTTGATGACCCCAGATCCGCACTCTGGGCTGAACAGTTCCGCATCATTAAATCCGACAGACCGGCCTTCGCTCTCATCGAGAACCCCACAGGTTTACTCTATCGCGGACTTGACCAAATCATCTTTGACCTTGACAGCATCGGGTACATGGGCGAATGGGACTGTATCTCTGCACAACAAGTCGGCTTGCCGCACGAAAGGAAACGAATCTTCATCATTGCCTACCCCAATGGCTTATTCAACCAAGTCGTCCCGGCCCCCTGGACAAACCAAATTAGAGATCACATTGAGGAAGTTCGGCTCTCTCTCGAAACAAGAAGCTTTGAACCCGGAGTTCTTGCGGTGGCTCATGGGGTTTCCATTGGAGTAGCTAAAAACATCCCTGGTAACTATGATGCCCGTCGTGCTTACGGATTGAGTTGCTCTCCGCGACAGGCCGCCGTTGCTTGGAAACGCATTGATTATCTGTGCAGTTTACTTTCTTGTCAGGAGGCATCATGA